In the Burkholderia contaminans genome, GCGCACGATCTCGTCGAACACGTCGGCCGCCGACGCATAGTCGAACGCATCGCCGTAGCCCATCGCGCGCGCGACTTCCGCGACGATGCGCCAGTCGGGCAGCGCGTCGCCCGGCGGCGCGATTGCCGCGCGCATCAGCGTCATGTTGCGCTCGGAGTTGATCATCACGCCGTCGCCTTCCGCCCACAGCGCGCCGGGCAGCAGGATGTCCGCATAGCGGTTGGTCTCGGTGTCGAGGAATGCATCCTGCGCGATCACGAGCTCGGCGGCCTGCAACCCGGCGATCACGTTCTGCCGGTTCGGCACCGTGGCGACCGGGTTCGTGCAGATGATCCAGCAGGCCTTGATGTCGCCGGCCGCCATCCGCGAGAACATGTCCACCGTGCCTTGCCCGGTCTCCGTGCGCAGCGTGCCGGCCGGCACGCGCCACAGGTTCTCGACGAAACGGCGATCGTCGTCGGACGCCACCGAGCGCTGGCCCGGCAGCCCGGGGCCCATGTAGCCCATCTCGCGCCCGCCCATCGCATTCGGCTGGCCGGTCAGCGAGAACGGGCCGCTGCCGGGGCGGCAGATCTTGCCCGTCGCGAGATGCAGGTTGCAGATCGTATTGGTGTTCCACACGCCGTGCGTGCTCTGGTTGAGCCCCATCGTCCAGCAGCTCATCCACTCCTGCGCGTCGCCGATCCACTGCGCGGCCGTGCGGAGATCGGCTTCCGCGAGCCCGGTGATTTCCGCGACACGCTCGGGCGTGTAGTCGGCGAGGAACGCGGGCATCGCGTCCCAGCCTTCGGTGTACGCATCGATGAACGCGGCATCGGTGCGGCCGTTCGCATGCAGCAGGTGCAGCAGCCCGTTGGTCAGCGCGAGATCGGTGCCCGGCCGGATCTGCAGGAACAGGTCGGCCTTGTCCGCCGTGCCGGTGCGGCGCGGATCGACGACGATCAGCTTCGCGCCGGCCTTCACGCGATCCATCATCCGCAGGAACAGGATCGGATGACAGTCGGCCATGTTCGCGCCGATCACGAAGAACAGGTTCGCGCGATCGAAATCCTGGTACGACCCGGGCGGGCCGTCCGCGCCGAGCGACTGCTTGTAGCCGGTGCCCGCGCTCGCCATGCACAGGCGCGAGTTCGACTCGATATTGTGGGTGCCGACGAAGCCCTTCGCGAGCTTGTTGACGAGGTATTGCGCCTCGATCGACATCTGCCCCGATACGTAGAACGACAGCGCGTCGGGCCCGTGCGCGTCGAGCACCGCACGCAGGCGGCGCGCGGTGTCGGCGATCGCGTCGCGGGCCGGCAGCGGCACCAGGTCGTCCTCGCGCGCGCGGCGCACGAACGCGCGGTCGAGCCGCCCCGAGCGGCGCAGCGCGACGTGCGCCGACGAGCCCTTCGTGCACAGCCGCCCGAAGTTGGCCGGATGGTCGGCGTCGCCGGACACCTTGACGACTTCGCCTTCCTCGACGTGCAGCACCATCCCGCAGCCGACGCCGCAGTACGGGCACACGCTCTTGACGGGGGTGGCGGTCATGCGCGCTCCGGGGCGGTCAGGCCGCGATCCACACGAACCCGTCCTCGACCCGCGACGGATACGCGCTCACCGAATGCTCGGGCGCCTCGAGGCATTCGCCGGTGCGCAGGTCGAAATGCTGCTTGTACAGCGGCGACGCGACGACGACGCGCTCGCCGAGGCTGCCGATCAGCCCGCGCGACATCACGGCCGCCTGCGAGACCGGATCGACGTTGTCGATCGCGAACACGCCGCCGGCTTCCGCATGCGCGACGTGAAAAACCGCGACCTGCTCGCCGTTGACGAGCGCACACACGCCGGTGTTCGGCACGATGTCATCGAGCGGGCATACGCGGGTCCAGGACAGCGGAAGACGATCGTTCATGATGGGCTCCTTGGAAAAGACGCTGGCGTCGGTCACGGTCAAACGGTGGCGGGTTCGGTGGCGGCTTGCGCCGCGCCGACAGCCACGACGGGAATCGGCACCGGCTTGCCGCCCGTGCGTTCGCCCGGCGTCGCGGGCCGGATCTGGCCGCGCGTCTCGACGAATTCGATGGTCGAGTCGGGCGCGTCGCTGTTCACGAAGTGGCGGAAGCGCTTGCGCGTGTCGGGGTCGGTCACGGCCCTCTTCCATTCGCACTCGTAGGTGTCGACCACGTGCTGCATGTCGGCTTCGAGTTCGGCGCCGATCCCGAGCCGGTCGTGCACGACGACATCGACCAGGTAGTCGAGGCCGCCTTCGAGGTTGTCGCGCCACACGCTGGTGCGTTGCAGCCGGTCGGCAGTGCGTACGTAGAACATCAGGAGACGGTCGATGTAGCGGACCAGCGTCGGGCGGTCGAGATCGGACGCGAGCAGTTCCGCGTGGCGCGGCTTCATCCCGCCGTTGCCGCACACGTACAGGTTCCAGCCCTTCTCGGTCGCGATGATGCCGACGTCCTTGCCCTGTGCTTCCGCGCACTCGCGCGTGCAGCCGGACACACCGAACTTGATCTTGTGCGGTGCGCGCAGCCCCTTGTAGCGGTTTTCGAGGTCGATCGCGAGGCCGACCGAGTCGTCGACGCCGTAGCGGCACCACGTCGACCCGACGCACGATTTCACGGTGCGCAACGCCTTGCCGTATGCGTGGCCCGATTCGAAGCCGGCGGCGATCAGTTCTTCCCAGATCGACGGCAATTGCTCGACGCGCGCGCCGAACAGGTCGACGCGCTGGCCGCCGGTGATCTTCGTGTACAGGCCGTATTTTTTCGCGACCTGGCCGACCGCGATCAGCCCTTCCGGCGTGACTTCGCCGCCCGGCATGCGCGGCACGACCGAATACGTGCCGTCGCGCTGGATGTTCGCGAGGTAGTAGTCGTTCGAATCCTGCAGCCCGGCGTGCTCCTTCTTCAGCACGAACTCGTTGAAGCACGATGCAAGGATCCCCGCCACCGCCGGCTTGCACACGTCGCAGCCGAGGCCGTGGCCGTGCTTCGCGAGCAGTTCGTCGAAGGTCGTGATGCGCTCCACGCGGATCAGGTGGAACAGCTCCTGGCGCGAATACGGGAAGTGCTCGCACAGGTGGTTGTTGACCGCGAGGCCCTGCTTCTTCATCTCGGCCTTCATGATCTGCGTGACGAGCGGCACGCAGCCGCCGCACGACGTGCCGGCGCCCGTGCACGTCTTCAGCGCGCCGAGGCTCGTCGCGCCGTCGGCGACCGCCGTGCAGATCTGCGACTTCGACACGTTGTTGCACGAGCAGATCTGGGCGGCCGCCGGCAGCGCCTCGACGCCGATCGCCGGCTTCGCGACGCCGTCCGACGACGGCAGGATCAGGAATTCCGGCGACTCCGGCAGCTCGATGCGGTTCAGCATCATCTGCAGCAGCGTGCCGTATTCGGCAGCATCGCCGACCATCACCGCGCCGTGCAGGAACTTGCCGCAATCGGACACCACGAGCTTCTTGT is a window encoding:
- the nirD gene encoding nitrite reductase small subunit NirD, coding for MNDRLPLSWTRVCPLDDIVPNTGVCALVNGEQVAVFHVAHAEAGGVFAIDNVDPVSQAAVMSRGLIGSLGERVVVASPLYKQHFDLRTGECLEAPEHSVSAYPSRVEDGFVWIAA
- the nirB gene encoding nitrite reductase large subunit NirB; this encodes MKLIVIGHGMVGHKFLECIAAEAGATGAPQVTVLGEEPRPAYDRVHLSEFFAGKSADDLSLVEPGFFERHPQFDLRLNAPVASIDRAAHTVTLASGETLAYDKLVLATGSRPFVPPMPGHDRDGCFVYRTIEDLEAMQACGTHAKRGVVIGGGLLGLECAKALRDMGLDTHVVEFAPRLMAVQVDDGGGRMLRAKIEALGVTVHTGKNTLEIVDGEEGTHRMAFADGSHLDADMIVFSAGIRARDELARACGLEIGPRGGVAIDDACRTSDADIYAIGECAAWNGMVYGLVAPGYDMARVVAKQLGGDANGAAGAAFAGADMSTKLKLMGVDVASIGDAHGTTAGSRTYQYADERRQVYKKLVVSDCGKFLHGAVMVGDAAEYGTLLQMMLNRIELPESPEFLILPSSDGVAKPAIGVEALPAAAQICSCNNVSKSQICTAVADGATSLGALKTCTGAGTSCGGCVPLVTQIMKAEMKKQGLAVNNHLCEHFPYSRQELFHLIRVERITTFDELLAKHGHGLGCDVCKPAVAGILASCFNEFVLKKEHAGLQDSNDYYLANIQRDGTYSVVPRMPGGEVTPEGLIAVGQVAKKYGLYTKITGGQRVDLFGARVEQLPSIWEELIAAGFESGHAYGKALRTVKSCVGSTWCRYGVDDSVGLAIDLENRYKGLRAPHKIKFGVSGCTRECAEAQGKDVGIIATEKGWNLYVCGNGGMKPRHAELLASDLDRPTLVRYIDRLLMFYVRTADRLQRTSVWRDNLEGGLDYLVDVVVHDRLGIGAELEADMQHVVDTYECEWKRAVTDPDTRKRFRHFVNSDAPDSTIEFVETRGQIRPATPGERTGGKPVPIPVVAVGAAQAATEPATV